A genomic stretch from Corvus cornix cornix isolate S_Up_H32 chromosome 7, ASM73873v5, whole genome shotgun sequence includes:
- the SLC39A10 gene encoding zinc transporter ZIP10 isoform X1 — MFQRETEMKVHMHTKFCIICLLTFIFHQCNHCHGDGHNSGPKKDRVHDHNDYQISNESYFQNGGTESMPSKFSTLEAENEQNYYIEKIFDRYGENGRLSFFGLEKLLISLGLGEVKVVMINHDDIGHDHVSHLYALDMQEGKHFHPHNHAHSHSESENQTTAGVSAKRNHKCDTGRDAVVPSVKEDGKHVHNQSRRHHHHHHSRPHRHEHNGTRHSRNDSIAHSDHAEQSHEPSTETNTTQDQPERKQRKQKKKQKKISETSGDATWDYAPEHDPGDQYEHNRVHKHDHVHDASHLHVHHHDHSSDRSASHGHQDGSLGSADGHRHTSKREASHKQISVRKHALPAARGHKDHSEDEHEHEECLNATQLLRYYGLEASSLISPELFVYMCPALLYQIERRLCIVHYNELEDFTKSKNASVESNDKTGASAWFCGIISITVISLLSLLGVILVPIINQWCFKFLLTFLVALAVGTMSGDALLHLLPHSHGGHNHSHHHGQGHVHEHRRSHRHSHAHAAHAEGFLEENDPVLKGLLALGGIYVLFIIEHCIRMYKHYNKQKSKQKWCKKNQTEESPIGRKLSDHKLNNRPDADWLQLKPLAGADDSVLSEDRLNETELTDLDGQLEPPPKNFLSVEEDNNLRHSHNDVSHAAQEHELHDSEYDSHGEDKMIARKHSHHWHHKHSHHSHGHCHSGKDLKDTGIANIAWMVIMGDGIHNFSDGLAIGAAFSAGLTGGISTSIAVFCHELPHELGDFAVLLKAGMTVKQAIVYNLLSAMMAYIGMFIGTAVGQYANITLWIFAVTAGMFLYVALVDMLPEMLHGDGDNEEHGYCPVGQFILQNLGLLLGFAIMLVIALYEDKIVLDIQF, encoded by the exons GAAACAGAGATGAAGgtacacatgcacacaaaattttgcatcatttgtttgctgacatttatttttcatcagtgCAATCATTGCCATGGAGATGGACATAACAGTGGTCCCAAAAAGGATCGTGTACATGACCATAATGACTATCAGATCTCAAATGAATCGTACTTCCAGAATGGAGGAACAGAATCTATGCCCAGTAAATTTTCAACAttggaagcagaaaatgaacaaaattactACATTGAAAAGATTTTTGATCGCTATGGTGAAAATGGAAGATTATCTTTTTTTGGCCTGGAAAAACTGTTAATAAGCCTTGGTTTGGGAGAGGTAAAAGTAGTGATGATAAATCATGATGATATTGGCCATGACCACGTTTCTCACTTGTATGCTTTGGATatgcaggaaggaaagcattttCATCCTCATAACCATGCTCACAGCCACTCAGAGTCAGAAAACCAGACCACGGCTGGTGTGTCTGCAAAGAGAAATCATAAATGTGACACCGGGAGAGATGCAGTGGTGCCCTCAGTGAAGGAGGATGGCAAACATGTTCATAACCAGAGCCGCcgtcaccaccaccaccaccactcgCGCCCGCACCGGCACGAGCACAATGGCACCCGCCACTCCCGCAATGATTCCATCGCTCACAGCGAccatgcagagcagagccatgAACCTTCCACAGAGACAAACACGACTCAGGACCAGCCAGAACGGAAACAACGGAAACAgaagaagaagcaaaagaagatCAGCGAGACGTCAGGAGACGCTACATGGGATTATGCCCCAGAGCATGACCCTGGTGATCAGTACGAGCACAATCGTGTTCATAAACATGACCATGTCCATGATGCCTCTCACTTGCATGTGCACCACCATGACCACAGCAGTGACCGCTCTGCCAGCCACGGACACCAGGATGGCAGTTTGGGCAGTGCCGACGGGCACCGCCACACCAGCAAGCGAGAGGCATCTCACAAGCAGATCAGTGTGAGGAAACATGCTCTTCCTGCAGCACGTGGTCACAAGGATCATAGTGAAGATGAGCACGAGCATGAAGAG TGCTTAAATGCTACACAGCTGCTACGGTACTATGGTCTGGAAGCCAGCTCTCTAATATCTCCTGAGCTGTTCGTGTACATGTGTCCTGCTCTGCTATACCAGATTGAGAGAAGGCTTTGCATTGTACATTACAATGAGCTGGAAGATTTTACGAAAAGTAAAAATGCATCAGTCGAGAGTAACGATAAAACAGGTGCATCAG CCTGGTTTTGTGGTATCATCTCTATCACCGTCATTAGCCTGCTTTCCTTGCTAGGTGTGATCTTGGTTCCCATCATTAACCAATGGTGCTTCAAATTTCTTCTAACTTTCTTGGTAGCTCTGGCTGTAGGAACAATGAGTGGAGATGCACTGCTCCATCTCTTGCCACAT TCCCATGGAGGCCACAACCACAGCCACCACCATGGCCAAGGCCATGTGCACGAGCACAGGCGCTCCCACCGGCACAGCCACGCACATGCGGCACACGCTGAGGGCTTTCTGGAGGAAAATGACCCAGTGCTCAAAGGGCTCTTGGCACTTGGAGGCATTTATGTTCTGTTCATCATTGAGCATTGTATAAGAATGTACAAACATTACAATAAGCAAAAG AGTAAGCAGAAATGgtgcaaaaaaaaccagactgaaGAGTCACCAATTGGAAGGAAACTTTCTGATCACAAATTAAATAACAGACCAGATGCTGACTGGCTCCAGCTGAAACCCCTTGCAG GAGCAGACGACTCGGTTCTGTCTGAAGATCGACTGAATGAAACTGAACTCACTGACTTGGATGGGCAGCTGGAGCCCCCTCCGAAAAACTTCTTGTCTGTAGAGGAGGACAACAACCTGCGCCACTCTCACAACGATGTCTCCCACGCTGCCCAAGAGCACGAGCTGCACGATTCCGAGTATGACAGCCATGGCGAAGATAAAATGATAGCTAGAAAACACAGTCACCACTGGCATCACAAACATTCCCATCATTCCCATGGCCACTGTCATTCTGGAAAAGACCTGAAAGATACTGGGATAGCTAATATTGCTTGGATGGTAATTATGGGAGATGGCATTCACAACTTTAGTGATGGCTTAGCAATCG gaGCAGCTTTTAGTGCTGGACTGACAGGGGGAATTAGTACATCTATAGCAGTATTTTGTCACGAGCTTCCCCATGAATTAG GTGACTTTGCggtgctgctgaaggcagggaTGACGGTGAAGCAGGCCATCGTGTACAACCTGCTGTCAGCCATGATGGCCTACATCGGCATGTTCATCGGCACGGCCGTGGGGCAGTACGCCAACATCACCCTCTGGATCTTCGCCGTCACCGCCGGCATGTTCCTCTACGTGGCCCTGGTCGACATG
- the SLC39A10 gene encoding zinc transporter ZIP10 isoform X2, with the protein MKVHMHTKFCIICLLTFIFHQCNHCHGDGHNSGPKKDRVHDHNDYQISNESYFQNGGTESMPSKFSTLEAENEQNYYIEKIFDRYGENGRLSFFGLEKLLISLGLGEVKVVMINHDDIGHDHVSHLYALDMQEGKHFHPHNHAHSHSESENQTTAGVSAKRNHKCDTGRDAVVPSVKEDGKHVHNQSRRHHHHHHSRPHRHEHNGTRHSRNDSIAHSDHAEQSHEPSTETNTTQDQPERKQRKQKKKQKKISETSGDATWDYAPEHDPGDQYEHNRVHKHDHVHDASHLHVHHHDHSSDRSASHGHQDGSLGSADGHRHTSKREASHKQISVRKHALPAARGHKDHSEDEHEHEECLNATQLLRYYGLEASSLISPELFVYMCPALLYQIERRLCIVHYNELEDFTKSKNASVESNDKTGASAWFCGIISITVISLLSLLGVILVPIINQWCFKFLLTFLVALAVGTMSGDALLHLLPHSHGGHNHSHHHGQGHVHEHRRSHRHSHAHAAHAEGFLEENDPVLKGLLALGGIYVLFIIEHCIRMYKHYNKQKSKQKWCKKNQTEESPIGRKLSDHKLNNRPDADWLQLKPLAGADDSVLSEDRLNETELTDLDGQLEPPPKNFLSVEEDNNLRHSHNDVSHAAQEHELHDSEYDSHGEDKMIARKHSHHWHHKHSHHSHGHCHSGKDLKDTGIANIAWMVIMGDGIHNFSDGLAIGAAFSAGLTGGISTSIAVFCHELPHELGDFAVLLKAGMTVKQAIVYNLLSAMMAYIGMFIGTAVGQYANITLWIFAVTAGMFLYVALVDMLPEMLHGDGDNEEHGYCPVGQFILQNLGLLLGFAIMLVIALYEDKIVLDIQF; encoded by the exons ATGAAGgtacacatgcacacaaaattttgcatcatttgtttgctgacatttatttttcatcagtgCAATCATTGCCATGGAGATGGACATAACAGTGGTCCCAAAAAGGATCGTGTACATGACCATAATGACTATCAGATCTCAAATGAATCGTACTTCCAGAATGGAGGAACAGAATCTATGCCCAGTAAATTTTCAACAttggaagcagaaaatgaacaaaattactACATTGAAAAGATTTTTGATCGCTATGGTGAAAATGGAAGATTATCTTTTTTTGGCCTGGAAAAACTGTTAATAAGCCTTGGTTTGGGAGAGGTAAAAGTAGTGATGATAAATCATGATGATATTGGCCATGACCACGTTTCTCACTTGTATGCTTTGGATatgcaggaaggaaagcattttCATCCTCATAACCATGCTCACAGCCACTCAGAGTCAGAAAACCAGACCACGGCTGGTGTGTCTGCAAAGAGAAATCATAAATGTGACACCGGGAGAGATGCAGTGGTGCCCTCAGTGAAGGAGGATGGCAAACATGTTCATAACCAGAGCCGCcgtcaccaccaccaccaccactcgCGCCCGCACCGGCACGAGCACAATGGCACCCGCCACTCCCGCAATGATTCCATCGCTCACAGCGAccatgcagagcagagccatgAACCTTCCACAGAGACAAACACGACTCAGGACCAGCCAGAACGGAAACAACGGAAACAgaagaagaagcaaaagaagatCAGCGAGACGTCAGGAGACGCTACATGGGATTATGCCCCAGAGCATGACCCTGGTGATCAGTACGAGCACAATCGTGTTCATAAACATGACCATGTCCATGATGCCTCTCACTTGCATGTGCACCACCATGACCACAGCAGTGACCGCTCTGCCAGCCACGGACACCAGGATGGCAGTTTGGGCAGTGCCGACGGGCACCGCCACACCAGCAAGCGAGAGGCATCTCACAAGCAGATCAGTGTGAGGAAACATGCTCTTCCTGCAGCACGTGGTCACAAGGATCATAGTGAAGATGAGCACGAGCATGAAGAG TGCTTAAATGCTACACAGCTGCTACGGTACTATGGTCTGGAAGCCAGCTCTCTAATATCTCCTGAGCTGTTCGTGTACATGTGTCCTGCTCTGCTATACCAGATTGAGAGAAGGCTTTGCATTGTACATTACAATGAGCTGGAAGATTTTACGAAAAGTAAAAATGCATCAGTCGAGAGTAACGATAAAACAGGTGCATCAG CCTGGTTTTGTGGTATCATCTCTATCACCGTCATTAGCCTGCTTTCCTTGCTAGGTGTGATCTTGGTTCCCATCATTAACCAATGGTGCTTCAAATTTCTTCTAACTTTCTTGGTAGCTCTGGCTGTAGGAACAATGAGTGGAGATGCACTGCTCCATCTCTTGCCACAT TCCCATGGAGGCCACAACCACAGCCACCACCATGGCCAAGGCCATGTGCACGAGCACAGGCGCTCCCACCGGCACAGCCACGCACATGCGGCACACGCTGAGGGCTTTCTGGAGGAAAATGACCCAGTGCTCAAAGGGCTCTTGGCACTTGGAGGCATTTATGTTCTGTTCATCATTGAGCATTGTATAAGAATGTACAAACATTACAATAAGCAAAAG AGTAAGCAGAAATGgtgcaaaaaaaaccagactgaaGAGTCACCAATTGGAAGGAAACTTTCTGATCACAAATTAAATAACAGACCAGATGCTGACTGGCTCCAGCTGAAACCCCTTGCAG GAGCAGACGACTCGGTTCTGTCTGAAGATCGACTGAATGAAACTGAACTCACTGACTTGGATGGGCAGCTGGAGCCCCCTCCGAAAAACTTCTTGTCTGTAGAGGAGGACAACAACCTGCGCCACTCTCACAACGATGTCTCCCACGCTGCCCAAGAGCACGAGCTGCACGATTCCGAGTATGACAGCCATGGCGAAGATAAAATGATAGCTAGAAAACACAGTCACCACTGGCATCACAAACATTCCCATCATTCCCATGGCCACTGTCATTCTGGAAAAGACCTGAAAGATACTGGGATAGCTAATATTGCTTGGATGGTAATTATGGGAGATGGCATTCACAACTTTAGTGATGGCTTAGCAATCG gaGCAGCTTTTAGTGCTGGACTGACAGGGGGAATTAGTACATCTATAGCAGTATTTTGTCACGAGCTTCCCCATGAATTAG GTGACTTTGCggtgctgctgaaggcagggaTGACGGTGAAGCAGGCCATCGTGTACAACCTGCTGTCAGCCATGATGGCCTACATCGGCATGTTCATCGGCACGGCCGTGGGGCAGTACGCCAACATCACCCTCTGGATCTTCGCCGTCACCGCCGGCATGTTCCTCTACGTGGCCCTGGTCGACATG